A stretch of Candidatus Peregrinibacteria bacterium DNA encodes these proteins:
- a CDS encoding sigma-70 family RNA polymerase sigma factor encodes MEELTKEQEELLIESAKTSEEGFGTLYERYFNMVFHYILKRTGDIELAADLTSETFMKILHYLPKYKVTEVRFSSWIYRIATNQINQHFRKKSFISIGFFLPSMEPVSFETADEDMKQWEEEKQNKVEFTLMMEYVKKLKDIDQSIITLRYFENRKFSEISEILNLREGTIKVRMNRSLNKLNRWMKGETQ; translated from the coding sequence ATGGAAGAATTAACAAAAGAACAGGAAGAACTTTTGATAGAGTCAGCTAAAACTTCTGAAGAGGGGTTTGGCACTCTATATGAACGTTATTTTAATATGGTTTTCCACTATATTTTGAAACGTACAGGAGATATTGAGCTTGCGGCTGACCTTACGTCTGAAACTTTTATGAAGATTTTGCATTATTTGCCAAAATATAAAGTTACAGAAGTTCGGTTTTCTTCTTGGATATACCGTATAGCTACAAATCAAATCAATCAACATTTTAGGAAGAAGAGTTTTATTTCAATAGGTTTCTTTTTACCAAGTATGGAGCCTGTTAGTTTTGAAACTGCAGATGAAGATATGAAGCAATGGGAAGAAGAAAAGCAAAATAAGGTTGAATTCACACTTATGATGGAATACGTTAAAAAACTCAAAGATATCGATCAATCAATAATTACATTAAGATATTTCGAAAATAGAAAGTTCTCTGAAATCAGTGAAATACTAAATTTGAGAGAAGGAACCATAAAAGTACGTATGAATCGTTCTCTTAATAAGCTGAATAGATGGATGAAAGGTGAAACACAATAA
- a CDS encoding YggT family protein, with product MNPILTFINVLLKLLSVAIIIRVIFSWIKINKTSPFYLFIRDVTEPIMGFFKKYIPPIGMIDISPIVAIFAIDLLIMIVNSMMY from the coding sequence TTGAACCCTATACTTACATTCATCAACGTACTTCTAAAACTACTCTCAGTTGCAATAATTATACGAGTGATTTTCTCATGGATAAAAATAAATAAAACCAGTCCATTTTATCTTTTTATAAGAGATGTAACTGAACCAATCATGGGGTTTTTCAAAAAATACATACCGCCAATCGGCATGATTGATATATCTCCAATCGTTGCTATATTTGCAATCGACTTACTGATCATGATCGTCAATTCAATGATGTATTAA
- the trmB gene encoding tRNA (guanosine(46)-N7)-methyltransferase TrmB — protein MRPRRRSKLEAKKEIFNYPEKILIDNSTYDNNLRLQLKNDLQALIQQRTKDKKTRICVEVGIGNGEFLNEIALREPETTFIGIEVKEERILDALDEATIKNIENTTIIRMSVEFLDQIFNEQQIDTVFMNFPDPWPKKRHTKNRMTTAKFIKIYEKILKKNGQFILKTDNENMYRYTLEQLENSKIEIMSTNENLEDDENNIPTQFEKRYRSEGKPIFQIIAKKQ, from the coding sequence ATGAGACCGCGAAGACGTTCAAAACTCGAAGCAAAAAAAGAAATTTTCAATTATCCGGAGAAAATCTTAATAGATAATTCAACTTACGATAACAATCTTCGATTACAGCTAAAAAATGACCTACAAGCCCTTATTCAACAACGTACCAAGGATAAAAAAACACGTATATGCGTAGAAGTTGGAATTGGTAATGGCGAATTTCTAAATGAAATAGCCCTGAGAGAACCGGAAACAACATTTATTGGAATAGAAGTAAAAGAAGAAAGAATCTTGGATGCTTTGGATGAAGCCACTATAAAAAACATAGAAAACACAACAATAATCAGAATGTCAGTCGAATTTCTAGATCAAATCTTTAATGAACAACAAATTGATACAGTATTTATGAATTTCCCCGACCCTTGGCCAAAAAAAAGACATACAAAAAACCGTATGACCACCGCTAAATTCATAAAAATATATGAAAAAATTCTTAAAAAAAATGGTCAATTTATCCTAAAAACAGATAATGAGAATATGTATAGATACACGTTAGAGCAATTGGAGAACAGTAAAATAGAAATCATGTCTACCAACGAAAACCTAGAAGACGATGAAAACAACATCCCAACTCAATTTGAAAAAAGATATCGAAGTGAAGGTAAACCAATCTTTCAAATCATTGCAAAAAAACAATGA
- the cysS gene encoding cysteine--tRNA ligase: MQIHNTLTKKKEDFIPVNESNIGMYLCGPTVYDFAHLGHGRSAVAFDVIRRYFMYRNYKVKFVSNYTDIDDKMINRANEDGISVKELSEKIIPHYAEDYGKLNILPSDVSPKATDFIEEMIDIIRALEEKGITYKLEDGIYYDIAKDSEYGKLSGQKLEDLRAGARVEERTDKHNHQDFVLWKFEKPGEPGWESKWGKGRPGWHIECSAMSMKLLGETFDIHAGGLDLTFPHHECEIAQSELATGKQYAKYWMHNGFIQIDNEKMSKSLGNFFTLKDIFRKYNPFAVRLFLISTHYRSPINFSDVQLEQAVQTLQRLNDFVFNLKTYESNSENNANVNKLIKSAKEEFEKSMDDDFEVPSALATIFSLIKEINIFMAEKNMSVQNAMEVLQIIKEFDGVLGIVEEKQGEELIDLEVDAMIQMRETARKEKNYTEADRIRDELAEKGIELIDTPDGVKWRKS; encoded by the coding sequence ATGCAGATACACAACACATTAACAAAGAAAAAAGAAGACTTCATACCTGTAAATGAAAGTAATATTGGTATGTACCTCTGTGGCCCTACAGTTTATGATTTCGCACATTTAGGACATGGGCGGAGCGCAGTCGCGTTCGACGTTATACGTCGATACTTCATGTACAGAAACTATAAAGTGAAATTTGTTTCAAATTACACTGATATAGATGACAAAATGATAAACCGTGCAAATGAAGATGGGATCTCAGTAAAAGAATTATCAGAAAAAATAATCCCACATTACGCCGAAGATTATGGGAAATTAAATATCCTTCCATCGGATGTAAGTCCAAAGGCAACTGATTTTATTGAAGAAATGATCGATATAATAAGGGCTCTGGAAGAAAAAGGTATTACATACAAACTCGAAGATGGAATTTACTATGACATTGCAAAAGATTCCGAATACGGGAAATTATCAGGACAGAAATTAGAAGACCTACGAGCTGGTGCACGAGTTGAAGAAAGAACAGACAAACATAATCATCAGGACTTCGTACTGTGGAAATTTGAAAAACCTGGAGAACCTGGTTGGGAAAGTAAATGGGGCAAGGGTCGTCCGGGCTGGCATATAGAGTGCAGTGCCATGAGTATGAAACTACTCGGCGAGACTTTTGACATACATGCCGGAGGACTGGATCTAACGTTTCCTCATCATGAATGTGAAATAGCCCAAAGCGAACTTGCAACAGGGAAACAATATGCTAAATACTGGATGCACAATGGTTTCATACAAATAGATAATGAAAAAATGAGCAAAAGTCTCGGCAATTTCTTCACACTCAAAGATATTTTCAGAAAATATAATCCATTTGCCGTAAGGTTATTTCTAATCTCTACACATTACAGAAGCCCGATAAATTTTTCTGACGTTCAGCTCGAGCAGGCGGTACAAACATTACAACGCTTAAACGATTTCGTATTCAATTTAAAAACATACGAATCAAACTCTGAAAACAATGCAAACGTAAATAAACTCATCAAATCAGCAAAGGAAGAATTCGAAAAATCTATGGATGACGACTTCGAAGTACCATCAGCTCTCGCAACAATATTTTCTCTAATCAAAGAAATAAATATATTCATGGCTGAAAAAAACATGTCAGTACAAAACGCTATGGAAGTATTGCAAATAATAAAAGAATTTGACGGGGTACTAGGTATTGTCGAAGAAAAGCAAGGTGAGGAGCTAATAGACCTTGAAGTAGATGCTATGATCCAAATGCGTGAAACAGCAAGGAAAGAAAAAAACTATACAGAGGCTGATCGTATTCGTGATGAATTAGCAGAAAAAGGTATCGAACTTATAGACACTCCGGACGGAGTAAAGTGGCGCAAATCATAA
- a CDS encoding LPXTG cell wall anchor domain-containing protein, with protein MKIKNIFKKIASFSTLTLLIVSLASPINLAAAEDDALLQLYRDQAKEYEGNDLRAILTASANVLHKTGQDPSCQNFTRYMGKPSFNSPEAFTAEAFTMEFKKMMDFSPECMKFINKNLSLVGSKLYGPGQIIDSFNYAAIAIQNHPGAKFIDSNAPQKEVAVEPEVVPKIIKEDMKPEVVPEVIKEDMKPEVIYEVIEEPGEEPTENTVIYEPIVEEGSTTTKQPSEEPYVIDDDDNDDNNNNRLPDFFEAAYNLEVDNLGEVVELANLDSDGDGLTNKEEYLYGTDPTEPDSDFDGISDKDERRAGTDPSNDDSDGDGLLDGDENPNHNGSIDPGETDPNNWDTDKNGMSDFVQKKLGIPAGTTISSKNNAEAFFTKETGIVIETGYQDTDLDGIADAVELIKGTDPTTNNSFNNGFSDGEVIFDYRNTLSQRKRRLRAGELIRSTKKARIINIKNGEVILDKTPLIKGNAPEHSTVVFYYRDQITGVAIEMGEVIATGGNKFIFEPAYELPLGRQRISARVFNNNRMSIDYIAPIEITIVDEAVYTEIAKAPTVESINEITLDSNAELEKTLELTPEQRAAKIEKLKLQYYEKGQKNTIRGYANPGSIVEVYWQSLIVSSAVMTDAEGYFEVSPPDSAVFEPGDHTVWLYSVDPNTEIKSNDTTFEFSISEGTVATILKLDGNQNVILLLIGLLILVGGATFIVKRKNKIPTPLS; from the coding sequence ATGAAAATAAAAAATATTTTTAAGAAGATTGCGAGTTTCTCAACCCTTACGCTATTGATCGTGAGCTTAGCTAGTCCTATAAATTTAGCAGCAGCAGAAGATGACGCCTTACTTCAACTATATAGAGATCAAGCCAAAGAATATGAAGGAAATGACTTACGCGCAATACTTACGGCAAGTGCAAACGTACTGCATAAGACCGGTCAAGACCCTTCTTGCCAAAACTTTACTAGATACATGGGCAAACCATCATTTAATAGTCCAGAAGCATTCACAGCAGAAGCATTCACAATGGAATTCAAAAAAATGATGGACTTCAGTCCTGAATGTATGAAGTTCATAAACAAAAACCTTAGCTTAGTTGGTTCCAAACTATATGGACCTGGGCAAATTATCGACTCTTTTAATTACGCAGCTATAGCAATCCAAAATCACCCGGGTGCAAAATTTATTGATTCCAATGCCCCACAAAAAGAAGTGGCGGTAGAACCAGAAGTTGTACCTAAAATAATAAAAGAAGATATGAAACCGGAAGTTGTACCTGAAGTAATAAAAGAAGATATGAAACCGGAAGTTATATATGAAGTCATCGAAGAGCCGGGAGAAGAACCTACAGAAAACACAGTAATTTACGAACCAATCGTTGAAGAGGGATCAACTACTACGAAACAACCAAGTGAAGAACCATATGTCATTGATGATGATGATAACGACGACAATAATAACAATAGACTACCTGACTTCTTTGAAGCTGCATATAATTTAGAGGTAGATAATTTAGGGGAAGTGGTAGAGCTGGCGAATTTGGATTCTGATGGAGACGGACTTACAAATAAAGAGGAATATTTATATGGTACAGACCCAACAGAACCTGATTCTGATTTTGATGGTATCTCTGATAAGGATGAAAGACGCGCAGGTACAGACCCATCTAATGATGATTCTGATGGAGACGGACTTTTAGATGGTGATGAAAATCCCAACCATAATGGTTCTATTGATCCCGGTGAAACAGACCCAAATAACTGGGATACGGATAAAAATGGTATGTCTGACTTCGTACAGAAAAAATTAGGTATACCGGCTGGTACTACAATTTCAAGTAAGAATAATGCGGAAGCTTTTTTCACGAAAGAAACGGGGATTGTAATAGAGACTGGATATCAAGATACAGATCTTGATGGTATCGCAGATGCTGTCGAACTAATAAAAGGTACAGACCCAACAACCAACAATTCATTTAACAATGGATTCTCAGATGGCGAAGTTATTTTTGATTATCGAAACACCCTCAGTCAAAGAAAAAGAAGGCTTAGAGCCGGTGAATTAATTAGAAGTACAAAAAAAGCACGTATAATCAATATCAAAAATGGAGAGGTCATACTGGACAAAACGCCATTGATCAAAGGAAACGCCCCTGAACATTCAACAGTTGTTTTCTACTACAGAGACCAAATAACCGGAGTTGCGATAGAAATGGGTGAAGTAATAGCGACCGGTGGAAATAAATTCATATTCGAACCGGCGTACGAATTGCCACTAGGTAGACAGAGAATCTCAGCACGTGTTTTCAACAACAATAGAATGTCGATAGACTACATCGCTCCGATCGAAATAACAATTGTCGATGAAGCAGTATACACAGAAATTGCCAAAGCTCCAACTGTTGAAAGTATAAACGAGATAACTTTAGATAGCAATGCTGAATTAGAAAAAACCCTAGAACTAACTCCGGAACAACGTGCAGCAAAAATAGAGAAACTCAAATTACAATATTATGAAAAAGGTCAAAAAAATACCATAAGAGGTTATGCAAACCCCGGAAGTATTGTTGAAGTATATTGGCAAAGTCTTATCGTTTCATCAGCTGTAATGACAGATGCGGAAGGTTACTTCGAAGTATCTCCTCCGGATAGTGCGGTATTCGAGCCGGGAGACCACACTGTATGGCTATATTCAGTTGATCCGAACACAGAGATAAAAAGTAATGATACTACATTTGAATTCTCAATAAGCGAAGGTACAGTGGCTACAATCTTAAAATTAGATGGTAACCAAAACGTAATACTATTATTAATAGGATTACTGATACTAGTCGGAGGAGCAACGTTTATAGTTAAACGCAAAAATAAGATACCTACTCCACTTTCTTAA
- a CDS encoding TMEM43 family protein, with product MQQNFGMGTPPGGGRVVSERVLGSSNPIARYFRNLMKSVGGVVLGLILFFGSFGVMWFSENFTEHSKVVEAVPMSEASALVEGTVKFEGPINVQDYAIVAPTGGDALYYSYLDERCEMETYNETKVVQRDGQDVEQTIEKERNVWKGEPLEEWATFTVGGIKVNPSAAMNKLQLTELSKEGNFNSGECVVGTYRHKTMGFVPSDATTLLVVGDYLGDSVSSGSTFIVTDLGNDALLAKLQGEESTLFWILKAAAALMFAAGLTLIVSPVLMLLNVLPGLGKALQAVVFFVSLILGIVVVLLATIILKFWWLILLLLLGFGIYAWKKKKDAGPVKK from the coding sequence ATGCAGCAAAACTTTGGAATGGGAACGCCACCTGGAGGTGGGCGCGTGGTCTCTGAACGCGTACTCGGATCTAGCAATCCTATAGCACGTTATTTTAGAAACCTTATGAAGTCTGTTGGAGGTGTTGTCCTTGGACTCATCCTCTTTTTCGGATCGTTCGGTGTAATGTGGTTTTCAGAAAACTTCACAGAACACTCAAAAGTAGTTGAAGCGGTCCCTATGAGTGAGGCTTCAGCATTAGTTGAAGGGACTGTAAAGTTCGAAGGGCCAATAAATGTACAAGACTATGCGATCGTAGCACCAACTGGTGGAGACGCCCTTTATTACAGTTATTTGGATGAAAGATGTGAAATGGAAACGTACAATGAAACAAAGGTTGTACAAAGAGACGGTCAAGATGTTGAACAAACTATAGAAAAAGAAAGAAACGTATGGAAAGGAGAACCTCTGGAAGAATGGGCTACTTTTACAGTAGGAGGTATCAAAGTAAATCCAAGTGCTGCTATGAACAAGCTACAACTTACTGAATTATCAAAAGAAGGTAATTTCAACTCAGGAGAATGTGTAGTTGGAACTTATCGTCACAAAACTATGGGTTTCGTACCAAGTGATGCAACTACCCTACTCGTTGTCGGTGACTACTTAGGAGATAGTGTATCAAGCGGAAGTACTTTTATCGTTACTGACCTTGGTAATGACGCTTTACTTGCTAAATTACAAGGTGAAGAGAGTACCTTATTCTGGATACTAAAAGCCGCTGCCGCACTTATGTTCGCAGCAGGACTAACACTTATAGTATCTCCGGTACTTATGCTACTCAATGTACTTCCGGGACTTGGAAAGGCTTTGCAAGCCGTAGTATTCTTCGTATCATTGATACTTGGAATAGTTGTAGTACTACTGGCAACTATAATTCTTAAATTCTGGTGGCTAATCCTACTACTACTTTTAGGATTCGGAATCTATGCATGGAAGAAAAAGAAAGACGCCGGACCAGTCAAAAAATAA
- a CDS encoding LCP family protein yields the protein MNYNDENLDKDLLEQRNRLMSYVPNDSLNLDSSGTVQLKISILVTMFTLLVVTVGAWLTFNSHASSFQTSTVKMDSIYNEMGDVRGENTDVYMELKKTQTELASVQASLENLSDRISELDSDEASQIKVDIEALSKKFQNQSLVKSATQKDGQIVLQYPEDMVNILIVGSNSGLTDTIMVASVNPSTQKITLISVPRDLYVNGRKINAIYTHHGVERLERALEDILGLKISEYIAVDLKSFPKIIDTIGGVDIYVEKDLADYQYPTANKGYQVFSIAAGQHHMDGDAAEKYARSRKSTSDFDRAKRQQQVIEALYRKAKELKIADDKTKAIEMYNTLKEYVHTDLDIFSTLAYAKMFKNYEIERNNVLTSSNYLYSMINVSGAYILLPNSGNYDQIKSYVFELVVE from the coding sequence ATGAATTATAATGATGAAAATTTGGATAAAGATTTGTTAGAACAACGTAATCGACTAATGTCGTACGTGCCAAATGATTCATTGAATCTTGATTCCTCCGGCACTGTTCAGTTGAAAATAAGTATTCTTGTGACTATGTTTACACTTCTAGTAGTAACAGTTGGGGCTTGGCTTACATTTAATAGTCATGCCTCATCTTTTCAGACAAGCACTGTCAAAATGGATTCAATCTATAATGAAATGGGTGATGTTCGTGGTGAAAATACAGACGTATATATGGAACTTAAAAAAACTCAGACAGAGCTTGCTTCTGTTCAGGCTTCACTTGAAAACCTTAGCGATAGAATTAGTGAATTGGATTCAGATGAAGCTTCTCAAATAAAAGTTGATATTGAGGCTTTAAGTAAAAAATTCCAAAATCAATCTTTAGTAAAATCCGCTACTCAGAAGGATGGGCAGATCGTTCTTCAGTATCCGGAAGACATGGTTAATATATTGATAGTAGGTTCTAATTCAGGGCTAACTGATACTATCATGGTAGCCTCTGTAAACCCCAGTACTCAAAAAATCACTCTTATATCAGTACCTAGAGATCTTTATGTAAATGGACGTAAGATAAATGCGATATATACTCATCATGGAGTTGAGCGTTTGGAGCGGGCTTTGGAGGATATACTTGGTTTGAAAATAAGCGAATATATAGCGGTTGATTTAAAATCATTTCCGAAGATTATTGATACTATTGGAGGCGTTGATATATATGTAGAAAAAGATTTGGCAGATTATCAATATCCTACTGCAAATAAAGGATATCAGGTATTCAGTATTGCTGCCGGTCAGCATCATATGGATGGAGACGCGGCCGAAAAGTACGCGCGTAGTCGTAAATCAACTTCTGACTTTGATCGTGCTAAACGCCAGCAGCAAGTTATAGAGGCGTTGTATCGTAAAGCTAAAGAATTAAAGATTGCTGATGACAAAACAAAGGCTATTGAAATGTACAATACTCTCAAAGAATATGTTCACACAGATTTGGATATTTTCTCTACACTTGCTTATGCAAAAATGTTTAAAAACTATGAGATAGAAAGAAATAATGTCCTTACTAGTTCAAATTATTTGTACAGCATGATTAACGTCAGCGGAGCCTATATTCTCCTTCCAAATTCCGGTAATTACGACCAGATCAAAAGCTATGTATTTGAATTGGTTGTGGAGTAA
- a CDS encoding cyanophycin synthetase, with product MKKKEFFYKGRHIHMVGVSGIGMSALSAFLLDKGCKVTGSDTVQSNDIPSKVKFLGEQSEKNIKKGIDLVIASHAISIDNEELKKSLDLKIPVLTYPEAVGRLTDGFKLICVSGTHGKSTTTSMLSRILIDAGLDPNIIVGTRVPELDGKNYRIGKSNLFLLESCEYKESFLHYHPDVLVITNIEPDHLDHYVTEDNYFRAFKEYLENVKKGGVVIANGDDAPSLDVIEGYEGHKEIVSFLNNAPLNLKVIGKHNQYNAWHAIFAAKSLGVKEEDAIKSLEKFEGTWRRLEYKGDFNGAKVYDDYGHHPTEVTVTLSALKHEFPHKKIVCVFQPHQYSRMISFFDEFVESLQAAYYVIIPDIYEVRDAKEDIDEVDVDEFVQAINEYEGIDRAVNGEGLDNTANILKRILTHNDICVIMGAGNVTQICDLLLK from the coding sequence ATGAAAAAGAAAGAGTTTTTTTATAAAGGGCGGCATATACATATGGTTGGGGTTTCCGGCATTGGTATGAGTGCATTGAGCGCTTTTCTTCTTGATAAAGGTTGTAAAGTGACAGGTAGCGATACTGTACAAAGTAATGACATACCATCTAAAGTGAAATTTTTGGGAGAACAATCTGAGAAAAATATAAAGAAGGGTATTGATTTGGTGATAGCTTCCCATGCTATATCTATAGATAATGAAGAACTTAAAAAGTCTCTTGATTTAAAGATACCTGTTTTGACTTACCCTGAAGCTGTTGGTCGTCTGACTGATGGATTTAAATTGATTTGTGTTAGTGGTACGCATGGTAAATCAACAACTACCTCTATGCTTTCAAGGATTTTAATAGATGCAGGGTTGGATCCAAATATTATCGTTGGTACTCGTGTACCTGAGCTTGATGGCAAAAATTACCGTATCGGTAAGTCGAATTTGTTTTTGTTGGAATCCTGTGAATATAAGGAATCTTTTTTACATTACCACCCGGATGTTCTTGTAATTACAAATATTGAGCCGGATCATTTGGACCATTATGTGACAGAGGATAATTATTTTAGGGCATTTAAAGAGTATTTGGAAAATGTGAAGAAGGGTGGGGTTGTTATCGCAAATGGTGATGATGCACCGAGTCTTGATGTAATCGAAGGATATGAAGGGCATAAAGAGATAGTTTCTTTTTTGAACAATGCACCTTTGAACCTGAAGGTGATTGGTAAGCATAATCAGTATAATGCATGGCATGCTATTTTTGCCGCTAAATCACTGGGTGTAAAAGAAGAAGATGCGATAAAATCACTTGAGAAATTTGAAGGCACATGGAGAAGACTTGAATATAAGGGGGATTTTAATGGTGCGAAAGTTTATGATGATTATGGACATCATCCAACAGAGGTTACGGTAACTCTGAGCGCTTTAAAGCATGAGTTTCCTCATAAAAAGATTGTATGTGTTTTCCAACCTCATCAGTATTCTAGAATGATTTCATTTTTTGATGAATTTGTTGAGTCGTTACAAGCTGCTTATTATGTGATTATCCCCGATATATATGAGGTGCGTGATGCAAAGGAAGATATAGATGAAGTGGACGTTGATGAATTTGTTCAAGCAATTAATGAATACGAGGGTATTGATCGTGCTGTAAATGGTGAAGGGTTAGATAATACTGCAAATATTCTAAAAAGAATACTAACGCATAATGACATTTGTGTGATTATGGGAGCTGGAAATGTTACTCAAATTTGTGACTTACTACTTAAGTAA